The genomic stretch TTCGACTATCAGAATGGTCTCCCCTTGCGCGGAACGTCTATGTGGCACAATTTGCTCAACGTTCGCTTGAACGACTTGCTCCAAAACTCTCGCCTTTAAGGTGACCAAAAACTCGCTACCACTCCCTTGCTGGCTTTGAGCGACAACATCCCCCCCCATTAAACGAGCGAAATCACGGCTAAGCGCCAAGCCTAGGCCAGTGCCACCAATTTGTTTACCACTTTCAGTTTGCTCAAATGGGGAAAACAAACTCGCCAACTCATGCTCGGCAATTCCACACCCACTATCACTCACTAGGGCGCTTAGTTCAAAAGTAGATTCGTCAGCGGAGCCATAGAGGCTTAATTTGACATAGCCTTGCTCAGTAAACTTCATGCTATTGCCAAGCAAATTAATCAAAATTTGTCGCACTTTACCGGCGTCAATTTCAATCAACTCAGGCAAATGCTCGGCCAATTCGATCTCGAAGCGCAAAGACTTTTCCTGCGCCATCAGGGCAAACATACTCTCGAGCTCAAGCTTCAATTGCGGCAAACTTAAAGGCTCAAGCAATAGTTCTAATTTGCCACTCTCTGACTTTGATAAATCCAGTACATGCTTCAGCAAACTGAGTAGATGCTGGCCAGAATGCGCAATATGACTCAGATAGATTTTCTGTTGCTCGCTCAAGTGCAAGTTTTGCCGTAAGCGTTCGGTATAGCCCAAGATAGACGTTAAGGGCGTACGAATTTCGTGGCTAATATGCGCCAGAAATCGACTCTTCGTCGCATTGGCCTCATCCGCAGCTTGCCTCGCCTCAATTAAGGATGCATTAAGTTCAACCAGCGCACGCCTTTGCTTTTCTCGTTGCCAAAAGACCCATAACCCCAATGCAGCAGACAATAGCAACAACACCATTTGCAAAACCGACAAAGCAACGCGGAAATAGCCTAAGCGAGTCAGGCGCTCTTTTTGGATATCGTTATGCTTCGCGTACTGCTCACGCGCCACTTGCGCCAACTCATCAACATGGTTTTGATGCTTTGCAACATCGGTTTGTAGCTTTGTCCAATTAATGGCGCTTGGCTTTTTATCCTTAATCGCCAGATCGGCGTCATCAATCATCTTCAACAAAGGGTTCAGCAAACGATTCCGCTGGCTTTGTTCATTGAATAAGCTTTTTGTCGAACCTTGCTCGATGCCGACAATTCGGCTGTAAAAAATATCGAGCCGCAATTGCAGTTCATCGAGATCTTTATCGGTGACCACCTGCCGCAGACGTTGGTACTCGCTGGTCAATTGAAAAAATTGCCATAGTTGATTGTCCATGCCTTGCTCGGCTTGGCGACTTAATTCGGCTTTTTGCTGCTGTTCGAAATGAAAAATTAGACCAAAGTTCAGCAGCAATACCGTGCCAATCGCCAACACAATGAGCAAAAAACGCTGGCTCATTGTTTACTCCAAGGTAATCTGCTTTAGCTGCCAAGCGCAGCGACTAAAATAATCGGTTTTTCTCAGCTCTGGCTGCGTATCAAAGGGATACATCACAAACAAGGGGCCTTTTTCACGCACCGACATCGTTTTTCCGTTCAGACGACTAGCTAAAATAACGTCGTATCGCTCGATATCGCTCACAGGCACCTCAATTTTGTAATCATTAAGTGCTTGTAATTTCATCACTCGCCCTTTTCCGCCGGCTAACTTAATCACATCACGTAATAAGGGGCCTTCGAAAGTTTGCGCAGTCTCGTACCAAGGGGTTTTCACCGTTTTTTTCTTTTGTGGCAGCTTGTCCAACTCTTTCAAACTCAATGCTTGCGGCTGCTTCACTTGTCCGGTCACCAGCAAAATGACTTTGTCGTTATCTTTTTCTGCGGCATATATGCTCGTACCACACAATAAAGCCACTGCCAGAAAGATTGCTCGTAGCATCTCTTTTCCTTTGAAAATCAAAATGAAAACTACTTTCGACAGTATAGAGAAATAACAGCAGGCCAAGGAATAGATTATATGTAATTAATTTTTCAGCAACTGGCCAAGCGGCAGACATAGAACCATGGGTATATCGTGAAAAACCAAATTAATAAATGGATAGCAAAGCATACCCAC from Chitinibacter sp. SCUT-21 encodes the following:
- a CDS encoding ATP-binding protein, producing the protein MSQRFLLIVLAIGTVLLLNFGLIFHFEQQQKAELSRQAEQGMDNQLWQFFQLTSEYQRLRQVVTDKDLDELQLRLDIFYSRIVGIEQGSTKSLFNEQSQRNRLLNPLLKMIDDADLAIKDKKPSAINWTKLQTDVAKHQNHVDELAQVAREQYAKHNDIQKERLTRLGYFRVALSVLQMVLLLLSAALGLWVFWQREKQRRALVELNASLIEARQAADEANATKSRFLAHISHEIRTPLTSILGYTERLRQNLHLSEQQKIYLSHIAHSGQHLLSLLKHVLDLSKSESGKLELLLEPLSLPQLKLELESMFALMAQEKSLRFEIELAEHLPELIEIDAGKVRQILINLLGNSMKFTEQGYVKLSLYGSADESTFELSALVSDSGCGIAEHELASLFSPFEQTESGKQIGGTGLGLALSRDFARLMGGDVVAQSQQGSGSEFLVTLKARVLEQVVQANVEQIVPHRRSAQGETILIVEDQAVNRDLLCEILEDVGAKTLAVEDGFAAIAMLESTPGIGQILMDYHMPGMDGLDTTAILRQKGYAGPIYLISASPEYELRKHPHFELIDGYLSKPYQSQDLFELLGFNAAQTIQVPPQSCDADLPIVERAQAQARLGFSDERFLALAEKGLARLKNLEQDFGVAIKAAELDTASRHAHSAKGVAAQLGLIAVAQQWALLEANPLATQPSLIEIAQLLDRSWRELGK
- a CDS encoding molybdopterin-dependent oxidoreductase; protein product: MLRAIFLAVALLCGTSIYAAEKDNDKVILLVTGQVKQPQALSLKELDKLPQKKKTVKTPWYETAQTFEGPLLRDVIKLAGGKGRVMKLQALNDYKIEVPVSDIERYDVILASRLNGKTMSVREKGPLFVMYPFDTQPELRKTDYFSRCAWQLKQITLE